The following are encoded in a window of Hippoglossus stenolepis isolate QCI-W04-F060 chromosome 10, HSTE1.2, whole genome shotgun sequence genomic DNA:
- the tdh2 gene encoding L-threonine dehydrogenase 2 isoform X3 — MHPGVRVCVPTVALLGMFCRGCLSRAQSLPRRSFSTLHKRMSRWNSQETSGPLPSQEHPRVLITGGLGQLGVGLAQSLRKLYGRENVILSDIKKPPPHVFTSGPFVYADVLDYKHLREIIVNNRITWLIHYSALLSAVGEANVALARKINITGLHNVLDLALENCLRLFVPSTIGAFGPSSPRDPAPDLCIQRPRTIYGVSKVHGELMGEYLHHKYGLDFRCLRYPGVISVNSPPGGGTTDYAVQIFHDALSTGHHECYLRPDTRLPMMHISDCHRATVEFMQAPGCQLSLRTYNIAAMSFTPEEVAQEIRKHLPHLKVTYNPDSVRQTIADSWPVRFDDTNARRDWGWAPAFGLEELVSDMLHFIRDKRTNKGLPVS; from the exons ATGCATCCGGGCGTGCGGGTCTGTGTGCCCACTGTGGCCCTGCTGGGCATGTTTTGCCGAGGTTGCCTGAGCAGGGCGCAGAGTTTGCCCCGTCGCAGCTTCAGCACTTTGCACAAGCGAATGAGCAGGTGGAACAGTCAGGAGACCAGCGGCCCGCTACCTTCTCAGGAACACCCTCGTGTCCTCATCACAG GTGGCCTTGGGCAGTTAGGTGTGGGGCTTGCACAATCACTGAG AAAACTGTATGGACGAGAGAACGTCATCCTGTCAGACATCAAGAAGCCTCCACCTCATGTTTTCACCAGTG GTCCATTCGTATACGCTGATGTGTTGGACTACAAGCACCTTAGAgaaattattgtaaataatcgAATCACTTGGCTCATCCACTACAGTGCTTTGCTCAGTGCTGTGGGCGAGGCTAATGTGGCTTTGGCACGCAAGATCAACATCACAG GCCTTCATAACGTGCTGGACTTGGCACTGGAGAACTGCCTGCGCCTCTTTGTCCCCAGCACCATCGGAGCGTTTGGCCCCTCTTCTCCACGTGACCCGGCCCCAGACCTCTGTATCCAAAGACCTCGAACCATTTACGGCGTGTCCAAAGTGCATGGGGAGCTGATGGGAGAG TATCTCCATCATAAATATGGCCTGGACTTCCGCTGCCTACGTTACCCAGGTGTGATATCAGTCAACAGTCCTCCTGGAGGAGGAACCACAG ACTATGCAGTTCAAATCTTCCACGATGCTCTCAGCACGGGTCACCACGAGTGCTACTTGCGACCTGACACTCGTCTACCCATGATGCACATCTCTGACTGCCACCGTGCCACAGTGGAGTTCATGCAGGCTCCGGGGTGCCAGCTGTCCCTGCGTACCTACAACATAGCTGCCATGAGTTTCACTCCGGAAGAGGTGGCCCAAGAAATACGCAAGCATCTCCCCCACCTCAAGGTCACCTACAACCCCGATTCTGTCCGCCAGACCATCG CAGACAGCTGGCCGGTAAGGTTTGATGACACCAACGCTCGCAGAGACTGGGGCTGGGCACCAGCCTTCGGGCTTGAAGAGCTGGTGTCCGACATGTTGCACTTCATTCGAGACAAGAGGACCAATAAGGGTTTGCCAGTCAGCTAG
- the tdh2 gene encoding L-threonine dehydrogenase 2 isoform X2 encodes MHPGVRVCVPTVALLGMFCRGCLSRAQSLPRRSFSTLHKRMSRWNSQETSGPLPSQEHPRVLITGGLGQLGVGLAQSLRKLYGRENVILSDIKKPPPHVFTSGMQNINTVLWRFVSCFPLLILLNALPSLFPSGPFVYADVLDYKHLREIIVNNRITWLIHYSALLSAVGEANVALARKINITGLHNVLDLALENCLRLFVPSTIGAFGPSSPRDPAPDLCIQRPRTIYGVSKVHGELMGEYLHHKYGLDFRCLRYPGVISVNSPPGGGTTDYAVQIFHDALSTGHHECYLRPDTRLPMMHISDCHRATVEFMQAPGCQLSLRTYNIAAMSFTPEEVAQEIRKHLPHLKVTYNPDSVRQTIDSWPVRFDDTNARRDWGWAPAFGLEELVSDMLHFIRDKRTNKGLPVS; translated from the exons ATGCATCCGGGCGTGCGGGTCTGTGTGCCCACTGTGGCCCTGCTGGGCATGTTTTGCCGAGGTTGCCTGAGCAGGGCGCAGAGTTTGCCCCGTCGCAGCTTCAGCACTTTGCACAAGCGAATGAGCAGGTGGAACAGTCAGGAGACCAGCGGCCCGCTACCTTCTCAGGAACACCCTCGTGTCCTCATCACAG GTGGCCTTGGGCAGTTAGGTGTGGGGCTTGCACAATCACTGAG AAAACTGTATGGACGAGAGAACGTCATCCTGTCAGACATCAAGAAGCCTCCACCTCATGTTTTCACCAGTGGTATGCAAAATATAAATACGGTTTTATGGCGTTTTGTGTCCTGTTTTCCTTTGTTAATACTTTTAAAtgctcttccctctcttttcccaTCAGGTCCATTCGTATACGCTGATGTGTTGGACTACAAGCACCTTAGAgaaattattgtaaataatcgAATCACTTGGCTCATCCACTACAGTGCTTTGCTCAGTGCTGTGGGCGAGGCTAATGTGGCTTTGGCACGCAAGATCAACATCACAG GCCTTCATAACGTGCTGGACTTGGCACTGGAGAACTGCCTGCGCCTCTTTGTCCCCAGCACCATCGGAGCGTTTGGCCCCTCTTCTCCACGTGACCCGGCCCCAGACCTCTGTATCCAAAGACCTCGAACCATTTACGGCGTGTCCAAAGTGCATGGGGAGCTGATGGGAGAG TATCTCCATCATAAATATGGCCTGGACTTCCGCTGCCTACGTTACCCAGGTGTGATATCAGTCAACAGTCCTCCTGGAGGAGGAACCACAG ACTATGCAGTTCAAATCTTCCACGATGCTCTCAGCACGGGTCACCACGAGTGCTACTTGCGACCTGACACTCGTCTACCCATGATGCACATCTCTGACTGCCACCGTGCCACAGTGGAGTTCATGCAGGCTCCGGGGTGCCAGCTGTCCCTGCGTACCTACAACATAGCTGCCATGAGTTTCACTCCGGAAGAGGTGGCCCAAGAAATACGCAAGCATCTCCCCCACCTCAAGGTCACCTACAACCCCGATTCTGTCCGCCAGACCATCG ACAGCTGGCCGGTAAGGTTTGATGACACCAACGCTCGCAGAGACTGGGGCTGGGCACCAGCCTTCGGGCTTGAAGAGCTGGTGTCCGACATGTTGCACTTCATTCGAGACAAGAGGACCAATAAGGGTTTGCCAGTCAGCTAG
- the tdh2 gene encoding L-threonine dehydrogenase 2 isoform X1, with protein sequence MHPGVRVCVPTVALLGMFCRGCLSRAQSLPRRSFSTLHKRMSRWNSQETSGPLPSQEHPRVLITGGLGQLGVGLAQSLRKLYGRENVILSDIKKPPPHVFTSGMQNINTVLWRFVSCFPLLILLNALPSLFPSGPFVYADVLDYKHLREIIVNNRITWLIHYSALLSAVGEANVALARKINITGLHNVLDLALENCLRLFVPSTIGAFGPSSPRDPAPDLCIQRPRTIYGVSKVHGELMGEYLHHKYGLDFRCLRYPGVISVNSPPGGGTTDYAVQIFHDALSTGHHECYLRPDTRLPMMHISDCHRATVEFMQAPGCQLSLRTYNIAAMSFTPEEVAQEIRKHLPHLKVTYNPDSVRQTIADSWPVRFDDTNARRDWGWAPAFGLEELVSDMLHFIRDKRTNKGLPVS encoded by the exons ATGCATCCGGGCGTGCGGGTCTGTGTGCCCACTGTGGCCCTGCTGGGCATGTTTTGCCGAGGTTGCCTGAGCAGGGCGCAGAGTTTGCCCCGTCGCAGCTTCAGCACTTTGCACAAGCGAATGAGCAGGTGGAACAGTCAGGAGACCAGCGGCCCGCTACCTTCTCAGGAACACCCTCGTGTCCTCATCACAG GTGGCCTTGGGCAGTTAGGTGTGGGGCTTGCACAATCACTGAG AAAACTGTATGGACGAGAGAACGTCATCCTGTCAGACATCAAGAAGCCTCCACCTCATGTTTTCACCAGTGGTATGCAAAATATAAATACGGTTTTATGGCGTTTTGTGTCCTGTTTTCCTTTGTTAATACTTTTAAAtgctcttccctctcttttcccaTCAGGTCCATTCGTATACGCTGATGTGTTGGACTACAAGCACCTTAGAgaaattattgtaaataatcgAATCACTTGGCTCATCCACTACAGTGCTTTGCTCAGTGCTGTGGGCGAGGCTAATGTGGCTTTGGCACGCAAGATCAACATCACAG GCCTTCATAACGTGCTGGACTTGGCACTGGAGAACTGCCTGCGCCTCTTTGTCCCCAGCACCATCGGAGCGTTTGGCCCCTCTTCTCCACGTGACCCGGCCCCAGACCTCTGTATCCAAAGACCTCGAACCATTTACGGCGTGTCCAAAGTGCATGGGGAGCTGATGGGAGAG TATCTCCATCATAAATATGGCCTGGACTTCCGCTGCCTACGTTACCCAGGTGTGATATCAGTCAACAGTCCTCCTGGAGGAGGAACCACAG ACTATGCAGTTCAAATCTTCCACGATGCTCTCAGCACGGGTCACCACGAGTGCTACTTGCGACCTGACACTCGTCTACCCATGATGCACATCTCTGACTGCCACCGTGCCACAGTGGAGTTCATGCAGGCTCCGGGGTGCCAGCTGTCCCTGCGTACCTACAACATAGCTGCCATGAGTTTCACTCCGGAAGAGGTGGCCCAAGAAATACGCAAGCATCTCCCCCACCTCAAGGTCACCTACAACCCCGATTCTGTCCGCCAGACCATCG CAGACAGCTGGCCGGTAAGGTTTGATGACACCAACGCTCGCAGAGACTGGGGCTGGGCACCAGCCTTCGGGCTTGAAGAGCTGGTGTCCGACATGTTGCACTTCATTCGAGACAAGAGGACCAATAAGGGTTTGCCAGTCAGCTAG
- the tdh2 gene encoding L-threonine dehydrogenase 2 isoform X4 gives MHPGVRVCVPTVALLGMFCRGCLSRAQSLPRRSFSTLHKRMSRWNSQETSGPLPSQEHPRVLITGGLGQLGVGLAQSLRKLYGRENVILSDIKKPPPHVFTSGMQNINTVLWRFVSCFPLLILLNALPSLFPSGPFVYADVLDYKHLREIIVNNRITWLIHYSALLSAVGEANVALARKINITGLHNVLDLALENCLRLFVPSTIGAFGPSSPRDPAPDLCIQRPRTIYGVSKVHGELMGEYLHHKYGLDFRCLRYPGVISVNSPPGGGTTDYAVQIFHDALSTGHHECYLRPDTRLPMMHISDCHRATVEFMQAPGCQLSLRTYNIAAMSFTPEEVAQEIRKHLPHLKVTYNPDSVRQTIGTT, from the exons ATGCATCCGGGCGTGCGGGTCTGTGTGCCCACTGTGGCCCTGCTGGGCATGTTTTGCCGAGGTTGCCTGAGCAGGGCGCAGAGTTTGCCCCGTCGCAGCTTCAGCACTTTGCACAAGCGAATGAGCAGGTGGAACAGTCAGGAGACCAGCGGCCCGCTACCTTCTCAGGAACACCCTCGTGTCCTCATCACAG GTGGCCTTGGGCAGTTAGGTGTGGGGCTTGCACAATCACTGAG AAAACTGTATGGACGAGAGAACGTCATCCTGTCAGACATCAAGAAGCCTCCACCTCATGTTTTCACCAGTGGTATGCAAAATATAAATACGGTTTTATGGCGTTTTGTGTCCTGTTTTCCTTTGTTAATACTTTTAAAtgctcttccctctcttttcccaTCAGGTCCATTCGTATACGCTGATGTGTTGGACTACAAGCACCTTAGAgaaattattgtaaataatcgAATCACTTGGCTCATCCACTACAGTGCTTTGCTCAGTGCTGTGGGCGAGGCTAATGTGGCTTTGGCACGCAAGATCAACATCACAG GCCTTCATAACGTGCTGGACTTGGCACTGGAGAACTGCCTGCGCCTCTTTGTCCCCAGCACCATCGGAGCGTTTGGCCCCTCTTCTCCACGTGACCCGGCCCCAGACCTCTGTATCCAAAGACCTCGAACCATTTACGGCGTGTCCAAAGTGCATGGGGAGCTGATGGGAGAG TATCTCCATCATAAATATGGCCTGGACTTCCGCTGCCTACGTTACCCAGGTGTGATATCAGTCAACAGTCCTCCTGGAGGAGGAACCACAG ACTATGCAGTTCAAATCTTCCACGATGCTCTCAGCACGGGTCACCACGAGTGCTACTTGCGACCTGACACTCGTCTACCCATGATGCACATCTCTGACTGCCACCGTGCCACAGTGGAGTTCATGCAGGCTCCGGGGTGCCAGCTGTCCCTGCGTACCTACAACATAGCTGCCATGAGTTTCACTCCGGAAGAGGTGGCCCAAGAAATACGCAAGCATCTCCCCCACCTCAAGGTCACCTACAACCCCGATTCTGTCCGCCAGACCATCGGTACGACTTAA